Proteins encoded by one window of Paenibacillus urinalis:
- a CDS encoding SDR family NAD(P)-dependent oxidoreductase, which yields MDRMKGKVALITGAGSGIGKATAILLAKEGANVILTDIRTDHLKNAVTEIEAFQGEAVAIEHNVSEEAEWHTVIQKSVDTYGTIDVLVNSAGISSKFTDTLEDWNRLLDINLTGSYLGMKHVIDLMRKGKGGAIVNIASLAGLVGGGFNGYAASKGGIRAISRAAAVDFAKDNIRVNSIYPGIIITPMTDGILYVEELKRKFEESIPLPRFGAPQDIANGVLYLASDEAAFVTGAELVIDGGTTAS from the coding sequence ATGGATCGTATGAAAGGAAAGGTGGCTCTAATTACCGGAGCTGGGAGCGGGATTGGAAAAGCAACGGCAATCCTTCTGGCGAAAGAGGGAGCCAATGTTATTCTAACTGATATTCGAACGGATCATTTAAAGAATGCAGTGACAGAAATCGAAGCATTTCAAGGTGAAGCTGTTGCTATAGAACATAATGTCTCCGAAGAAGCAGAATGGCATACCGTTATACAGAAATCAGTCGACACTTACGGAACCATTGATGTGCTTGTTAACTCTGCTGGCATTAGTAGCAAATTTACAGATACTTTGGAAGACTGGAACCGATTACTGGATATTAATTTAACTGGAAGCTATCTTGGCATGAAGCATGTCATTGATTTGATGAGAAAGGGAAAAGGAGGGGCTATTGTGAATATCGCTTCTCTTGCCGGACTTGTCGGAGGTGGATTTAATGGTTATGCCGCTTCTAAAGGAGGCATTCGTGCCATATCCAGAGCGGCAGCTGTAGATTTTGCCAAGGATAACATTCGAGTGAATTCTATATATCCTGGCATTATTATTACTCCTATGACTGATGGGATACTTTATGTTGAAGAGCTGAAGCGTAAATTCGAGGAAAGCATTCCTCTGCCTCGCTTCGGAGCACCGCAAGATATCGCGAACGGTGTACTATACCTAGCATCCGATGAAGCTGCTTTTGTAACAGGGGCGGAGCTGGTCATTGATGGGGGAACTACTGCATCATAA